A single window of Oxyura jamaicensis isolate SHBP4307 breed ruddy duck chromosome 3, BPBGC_Ojam_1.0, whole genome shotgun sequence DNA harbors:
- the IAH1 gene encoding isoamyl acetate-hydrolyzing esterase 1 homolog isoform X2 translates to MALAEAGVCGRLLLWPRIVLFGDSITEFSFQEHGWGAFLAERLVRKCDVVNRGLSGYNTRWAKVILPRLISKSSGAESTVAVTIFFGANDSALKDLNPKQHVPLEEYAANLQSMVQYLKSIDIAEDRIILITPPPLQESAWEKECLAKGDKLNRRNATTGEYAQACVQVARDCGTDVLDLWTLMQKNQVRGQGRDVETGIAGMMLTALTSPAGFLFLFV, encoded by the exons ATGGCGCTGGCAGAGGCGGGTGTCTGCGGGCGGCTGCTGCTCTGGCCCCGCATCGTCCTTTTTGGAGACTCCATCACTGAG TTTTCCTTCCAGGAACATGGCTGGGGGGCATTCCTTGCTGAGAGACTTGTCAG aaaatgtgatGTTGTAAATCGGGGACTCTCGGGGTACAATACCAGATGGGCTAAAGTGATCCTTCCAAGACTGATCAGTAAAAGTTCTGGTGCTGAGAGTACCGTTGCAGTTACGATTTTCTTTGGCGCTAATGACAGCGCTTTGAAAG ATCTGAACCCTAAGCAGCACGTTCCTTTGGAGGAATACGCTGCGAACTTACAGAGCATGGTGCAGTATCTGAAGTCCATAGACATTGCTGAGGACAGGATCATTCTGATAACGCCGCCCCCTCTTCAGGAATCAGCGTGGGAAAAGGAGTGCCTTGCCAAAG GTGACAAGCTAAATCGCCGCAATGCCACCACGGGGGAGTACGCCCAGGCCTGTGTGCAGGTAGCCAGGGACTGCGGGACTGACGTGCTCGACCTGTGGACACTGATGCAAAAAAATCAGGTACGGGGCCAGGGGAGAGACGTTGAAACTGGAATCGCTGGAATGATGCTG
- the IAH1 gene encoding isoamyl acetate-hydrolyzing esterase 1 homolog isoform X3: MALAEAGVCGRLLLWPRIVLFGDSITEFSFQEHGWGAFLAERLVRKCDVVNRGLSGYNTRWAKVILPRLISKSSGAESTVAVTIFFGANDSALKDLNPKQHVPLEEYAANLQSMVQYLKSIDIAEDRIILITPPPLQESAWEKECLAKGDKLNRRNATTGEYAQACVQVARDCGTDVLDLWTLMQKNQLETLRIAQ, translated from the exons ATGGCGCTGGCAGAGGCGGGTGTCTGCGGGCGGCTGCTGCTCTGGCCCCGCATCGTCCTTTTTGGAGACTCCATCACTGAG TTTTCCTTCCAGGAACATGGCTGGGGGGCATTCCTTGCTGAGAGACTTGTCAG aaaatgtgatGTTGTAAATCGGGGACTCTCGGGGTACAATACCAGATGGGCTAAAGTGATCCTTCCAAGACTGATCAGTAAAAGTTCTGGTGCTGAGAGTACCGTTGCAGTTACGATTTTCTTTGGCGCTAATGACAGCGCTTTGAAAG ATCTGAACCCTAAGCAGCACGTTCCTTTGGAGGAATACGCTGCGAACTTACAGAGCATGGTGCAGTATCTGAAGTCCATAGACATTGCTGAGGACAGGATCATTCTGATAACGCCGCCCCCTCTTCAGGAATCAGCGTGGGAAAAGGAGTGCCTTGCCAAAG GTGACAAGCTAAATCGCCGCAATGCCACCACGGGGGAGTACGCCCAGGCCTGTGTGCAGGTAGCCAGGGACTGCGGGACTGACGTGCTCGACCTGTGGACACTGATGCAAAAAAATCAG